In one Betta splendens chromosome 14, fBetSpl5.4, whole genome shotgun sequence genomic region, the following are encoded:
- the synj1 gene encoding synaptojanin-1 isoform X12, producing MAFSKGYRIYHKLDPPPYSVIVETRTREECLMFESAAVAVLSAAEKDAIKNTYTKIVDAYGILGVLRLNLGDSMLHSLVVVTGCSSVGKVQDSEVFRVTQTDFISLKNDPGDEDRISEVRKVLNSGHFYFAWSSTGVSMDLSLNAHRRILQDTTDNRFFWNQSLHLHLKHYGVNCDDWLLRLMCGGVEIRTIYAGHKQAKACIFSRLSSERAGTRFNVRGTNDDGQVANFVETEQVVFLDDKVSSFIQIRGSIPLFWEQPGIQKKSLKGVLLHLNENRHPNRLDENPHLVGSHRVKLSRGFEANAPAFERHFTALRRLYGKQVIINLLGGKEGEHMLSKAFQSHLKASEHASAVKMVNFDYHQNVKGGKADKLHSVLKPQLNKFIEDCGFFYYTAEMGIERSQGGTIRTNCLDCLDRTNSVQAFFALEMLPKQLEIMGLTEKPQLVARFQEVFRTMWSANGDSISKIYAGTGALDGKAKAGKLKDGARSVTRTIQNNFFDTSKQEAIDILRLGSTLNSDLADKARALLTTSSLYVTEPVLQSASPRVLLGMCQNYHKYTRPKQIRVCVGTWNVNGGKQFRSIAFRNQTLNDWLLDAPKKAGFPDFQDSKSNPVDIFAIGFEEMVELNAGNIVSASTTNQKLWAAELQKNISRDHKYVLLASEQLVGVCLFVFIRPQHAPFIRDVAVDTVKTGMGGATGNKGGVAIRLLFHTTSICFVCSHFAAGQSQVKERNDDYNEITRRLSFPMGRLLYSHDYVFWCGDFNYRINLPNEEVKELIKQQNWDALTAGDQLVDQKNAGLIFRGFIEGMLDFAPTYKYDLFSEDYDTSEKCRTPAWTDRILWKRRKWNFSKTAEEMNVVGAASTSGENEDDPDCPWSPGDLKYYGRAELKTSDHRPVVSIIDVDILEVDPEARHQVYKDVIALQGPPDGTILVSLCSSGPDDYFDDALIDELLDKFSNFGEVILIRFVEEKMWVTFLEGYSALAALSLSASTVLGKVIDIRLKSPGWIKSLEEEMSVERICGSIPTSGSSCLLAEDSSMVDDDFDMEGDVDEEVEEILPQHLQPGAGSGPGTSPLPSPYTSPCPSPTHGEPAAPSRPSRATQPSRPSQGPPVDFQPGAPTSQGLEPKRPPPPRPNAPPARPAPPQRPPPPSGGMSPLPVRKDSGDCAECPSPLLGRRGSEGPKSPALPRPDAAAGRGQAGAPRPNIPPRAGVISMPPQSRPPPLSHPGAPKPIPEVHPGAPRPIPDTHPGAPRPVPAPQAKPSDLPLGAPPVTAPAAARPQVPSPMQPPPAVPPTQSQLPPPMQPSLPAPLQPQQAAAPAAPAPAPAGPPGPSQALASPKPPPRSRSSHTLPPDAAKSETAPAAQLEKPSG from the exons ATGGCCTTCAGCAAGGGGTATCGCATTTATCACAAACTGGACCCACCTCCCTACAGTGTTATAGTGGAAACTAGGACCAGGGAGGAATGTCTCATGTTTGAGTCGGccgctgttgctgttttgt cGGCCGCTGAGAAGGAtgccattaaaaacacataTACCAAGATTGTTGATGCCTATGGGATCCTTGGTGTCCTCCGCCTAAACCTGG GTGACTCTATGCTCCACAGTCTGGTGGTTGTGACAGgatgcagctctgtggggaAAGTGCAGGATTCTGAGGTCTTCAgggtcacacagacagactttATATCATTGAAGAATGATCCAGGAGACGAGGATCGCATTTCTGAGGTGCGAAAGGTCCTAAACTCGGGACACTTCTACTTTGCCTGGTCTTCCACCGGAGTGAGCATGGACTTGAGTCTTAATGCACATCGCAGGATTCTACAAGACACTACTGATAATCGCTTCTTTTG GAACCAATCTCTGCACCTGCACCTGAAGCATTATGGAGTAAACTGTGATGACTGGCTGTTGAGGCTGATGTGTGGTGGGGTGGAGATCAGGACCATCTATGCAGGTCACAAACAGGCCAAAGCTTGCATCTTCTCTCGCCTAAGCTCAGAGCGAGCCGGCACACGATTCAATGTACGAGGAACAAATGATGACGGACAGGTGGCCAACTTTGTGGAGACTGAACAG GTTGTCTTCCTGGATGACAAAGTTTCGTCGTTCATACAGATCCGTGGATCCATTCCTCTTTTTTGGGAACAACCAGGAATACAG AAAAAGTCTCTTAAGGGAGTTTTATTACACCTGAATGAGAATCGCCACCCTAATCGACTGGATGAAAACCCCCACCTG GTTGGCTCCCATCGTGTCAAACTCTCACGGGGATTTGAGGCAAATGCCCCAGCTTTTGAAAG GCACTTCACTGCACTGCGGCGATTGTATGGAAAACAGGTCATCATCAACCTGCTCGGTGGTAAAGAAGGGGAACACATGCTCAGCAAAGCGTTTCAG aGTCACTTAAAGGCATCGGAGCACGCGTCAGCAGTGAAAATGGTCAACTTTGACTACCATCAAAATGTGAAGGGGGGCAAAGCAGACAAACTTCACAGTGtcctcaagccccagctcaacAAGTTCATAGAGGACTGTGGGTTCTTCTACTACACGGCAGAGATGGGCATCGAAAG GAGTCAGGGCGGAACAATCAGGACCAACTGCCTGGACTGCCTGGACAGAACCAACAGTGTACAGGCCTTCTTTGCCCTTGAG ATGTTGCCAAAGCAGCTGGAGATCATGGGTCTGACGGAGAAACCCCAGCTGGTGGCCAGGTTCCAGGAGGTGTTTAGGACCATGTGGTCTGCCAACGGAGACTCTATCAGTAAGATCTACGCGGGCACAGGTGCTCTCGATGGCAAGGCCAAG GCGGGGAAGCTAAAAGATGGAGCTCGCTCTGTGACGAGGACCATCCAGAACAACTTCTTTGACACTTCCAAGCAGGAGGCTATAGACATCCTGAGGCTCGGCTCCACACTGAACAGCGACTTGGCCGACAAAGCTCGGGCCTTGCTAACCACGTCCAGTCTATATG TCACTGAGCCCGTCTTACAATCAG CCTCCCCTAGAGTACTGCTGGGAATGTGTCAGAACTACCATAAATACACGAGGCCCAAGCAGATCCGCGTGTGTGTTGGCACCTGGAACGTCAATGGAGGCAAACAGTTCCGCAGCATTGCTTTCCGCAACCAGACTCTGAACGACTGGCTCCTGGATGCCCCGAAGAAGGCAGGGTTCCCTGACTTCCAGG ACAGCAAATCCAACCCTGTCGATATTTTTGCCATTGGGTTTGAGGAAATGGTTGAGCTGAACGCTGGCAACATCGTCAGCGCCAG CACTACTAATCAGAAGTTGTGGGCAGCCGAGCTCCAAAAGAACATTTCGCGGGACCACAAGTATGTTCTGCTTGCTTCAGAGCAGCTGGTGGGagtctgcctgtttgttttcatccgCCCACAGCATGCGCCCTTCATCAG agacGTCGCTGTGGATACTGTAAAAACTGGAATGGGTGGAGCCACAGGCAATAAAGGAGGCGTTGCTATCCGCCTTCTGTTCCACACCACCAGCATCTGCTTCGTCTGCTCCCACTTTGCTGCTGGCCAGTCACAGGTCAAGGAGAGAAACGATGACTACAATGAGATCACGCGCAGACTCAGCTTCCCCATG GGTCGTCTGCTGTACTCGCACGATTACGTGTTCTGGTGTGGAGACTTCAACTATCGCATCAACCTGCCTAATGAAGAAGTGAAAGAGCTCATCAAACAGCAGAACTGGGATGCATTAACAGCTGGGGACCAGTTGGTGGACCAGAAGAATGCTGGTTTG ATCTTCAGAGGCTTCATAGAGGGAATGTTGGACTTTGCTCCCACCTATAAGTACGACCTCTTCTCTGAAGACTATGACACCAGTGAGAAGTGCCGCACGCCAGCCTGGACTGACCGTATActctggaagaggaggaagtggaactTTAGCAAAACAG CTGAGGAGATGAATGTTGTTGGGGCAGCATCTACATCTGGAGAAAATGAGGATGATCCAGACTGCCCCTGGAGTCCTGGCGATCTGAAATACTATGGAAGGGCTGAGCTTAAGACCTCAGATCACAG GCCTGTGGTGTCAATAATAGATGTAGACATCCTTGAGGTCGACCCAGAGGCTCGACACCAGGTCTACAAAGACGTTATTGCCCTGCAAGGGCCTCCAGATGGCACCATCCTGGTGTCACTTTGTTCTTCTGGCCCTGATGATTACTTTGACGATGCGCTTATAGACGAGCTGCTGGACAAGTTTTCTAATTTTGGAGAGGTCATTCTCATCAG GTTTGTTGAGGAGAAGATGTGGGTGACCTTCCTGGAAGGTTATTCTGCTCTTGCCGCTTTGTCTCTCAGTGCTTCTACT GTGCTAGGCAAGGTGATTGACATCCGTCTGAAGAGTCCAGGCTGGATCAAAagtctggaggaggagatgagtgtgGAGAGAATCTGTGGAAGCATCCCCACCTCTGGCAGCTCCTGTTTACTTGCTGAGGACTCAAGTATGGTAGATGATGATTTTGATATGGAAG GTGATGTGGATGAAGAGGTTGAGGAGATTCTTCCTCAGCACTTGCAGCCTGGAGCTGGCTCTGGTCCCGGAACCTCCCCTCTACCTTCACCATACACTAGTCCCTGTCCCTCCCCTACCCATGGAGAACCTGCAGCCCCCAGCAGGCCTAGCCGAGCAACACAACCCTCCCGACCGTCACAAG GACCTCCTGTGGATTTCCAGCCTGGTGCACCGACATCCCAAGGCTTGGAGCCCAAACGCCCACCCCCTCCTCGTCCCAATGCTCCACCAGCCAGGCCGGCCCCTCCTCAacgcccaccaccaccttcaG GAGGCATGAGCCCTCTTCCAGTTAGAAAGGACTCTGGAG ACTGTGCTGAATGTCCCAGCCCACTGCTCGGTAGGAGAGGCAGTGAAG GACCAAAAAGCCCTGCTCTTCCTCggccagatgctgctgcag GTCGAGGGCAGGCAGGAGCTCCGAGGCCG AATATCCCTCCTCGAGCTGGTGTAATCAGTATGCCTCCTCAGTCCCGCCCACCGCCTCTCTCTCACCCTGGAGCACCCAAACCTATTCCAGAGGTGCATCCTGGGGCCCCTCGTCCCATCCCAGATACTCACCCTGGAGCACCACGGCCTGTGCCCGCTCCCCAGGCTAAACCCAGTGATCTTCCTCTGG gtgctCCACCCGTGACGGCACCTGCTGCAGCGAGACCCCAGGTTCCATCACCCATGCAGCCGCCACCCGCTGTGCCTCCAACTCAGTCACAACTTCCACCACCAATGCAGCCCTCACTTCCAGCGCCACTGCAGCCCCAGCAGgcggctgctcctgctgctcctgctcctgctcctgccgGCCCTCCTGGGCCCTCACAGGCTCTGGCATCTCCTAAACCACCACCACGGTCCCGCTCCTCTCATACCCTGCCACCAGATGCTGCCAAGTCTGAGACAGCCCCAGCTGCACAG CTGGAGAAGCCCTCAGGGTGA
- the synj1 gene encoding synaptojanin-1 isoform X11 produces MAFSKGYRIYHKLDPPPYSVIVETRTREECLMFESAAVAVLSAAEKDAIKNTYTKIVDAYGILGVLRLNLGDSMLHSLVVVTGCSSVGKVQDSEVFRVTQTDFISLKNDPGDEDRISEVRKVLNSGHFYFAWSSTGVSMDLSLNAHRRILQDTTDNRFFWNQSLHLHLKHYGVNCDDWLLRLMCGGVEIRTIYAGHKQAKACIFSRLSSERAGTRFNVRGTNDDGQVANFVETEQVVFLDDKVSSFIQIRGSIPLFWEQPGIQVGSHRVKLSRGFEANAPAFERHFTALRRLYGKQVIINLLGGKEGEHMLSKAFQSHLKASEHASAVKMVNFDYHQNVKGGKADKLHSVLKPQLNKFIEDCGFFYYTAEMGIERSQGGTIRTNCLDCLDRTNSVQAFFALEMLPKQLEIMGLTEKPQLVARFQEVFRTMWSANGDSISKIYAGTGALDGKAKAGKLKDGARSVTRTIQNNFFDTSKQEAIDILRLGSTLNSDLADKARALLTTSSLYVTEPVLQSASPRVLLGMCQNYHKYTRPKQIRVCVGTWNVNGGKQFRSIAFRNQTLNDWLLDAPKKAGFPDFQDSKSNPVDIFAIGFEEMVELNAGNIVSASTTNQKLWAAELQKNISRDHKYVLLASEQLVGVCLFVFIRPQHAPFIRDVAVDTVKTGMGGATGNKGGVAIRLLFHTTSICFVCSHFAAGQSQVKERNDDYNEITRRLSFPMGRLLYSHDYVFWCGDFNYRINLPNEEVKELIKQQNWDALTAGDQLVDQKNAGLIFRGFIEGMLDFAPTYKYDLFSEDYDTSEKCRTPAWTDRILWKRRKWNFSKTAEEMNVVGAASTSGENEDDPDCPWSPGDLKYYGRAELKTSDHRPVVSIIDVDILEVDPEARHQVYKDVIALQGPPDGTILVSLCSSGPDDYFDDALIDELLDKFSNFGEVILIRFVEEKMWVTFLEGYSALAALSLSASTVLGKVIDIRLKSPGWIKSLEEEMSVERICGSIPTSGSSCLLAEDSSMVDDDFDMEGDVDEEVEEILPQHLQPGAGSGPGTSPLPSPYTSPCPSPTHGEPAAPSRPSRATQPSRPSQGPPVDFQPGAPTSQGLEPKRPPPPRPNAPPARPAPPQRPPPPSGRGQAGAPRPNIPPRAGVISMPPQSRPPPLSHPGAPKPIPEVHPGAPRPIPDTHPGAPRPVPAPQAKPSDLPLGAPPVTAPAAARPQVPSPMQPPPAVPPTQSQLPPPMQPSLPAPLQPQQAAAPAAPAPAPAGPPGPSQALASPKPPPRSRSSHTLPPDAAKSETAPAAQTNGLNGIQIEAQWKPDPFDALASDFSFSSSSSWHTTQSLTRGASLHTPPIDPLFSFSSSTLPASFSHQASTLSDMQVLESSSSSSLSIPSPSTSSLLPPPPIPSRSRSQETLRASPGPFLADPLPARPSSTNPFTGPLLQQNPQRRSVTPDFSIQRPAPNSNLQRSMPTLTQPLIPTLAPPAAPTAAVAPTLQLHRTTSLFGPSSTLSPTPAPVFPLAADLSSAPALPLAPASSVLLGPAPRRQPPPQGGKPTQRWVTFDDDFPALTKTPQIPVFPSNSLVSQTQTQPSHCLFDSEPDWLSPTPSVFPNLPPPIAPRTATNPKLPSPDDDSFFPRESTER; encoded by the exons ATGGCCTTCAGCAAGGGGTATCGCATTTATCACAAACTGGACCCACCTCCCTACAGTGTTATAGTGGAAACTAGGACCAGGGAGGAATGTCTCATGTTTGAGTCGGccgctgttgctgttttgt cGGCCGCTGAGAAGGAtgccattaaaaacacataTACCAAGATTGTTGATGCCTATGGGATCCTTGGTGTCCTCCGCCTAAACCTGG GTGACTCTATGCTCCACAGTCTGGTGGTTGTGACAGgatgcagctctgtggggaAAGTGCAGGATTCTGAGGTCTTCAgggtcacacagacagactttATATCATTGAAGAATGATCCAGGAGACGAGGATCGCATTTCTGAGGTGCGAAAGGTCCTAAACTCGGGACACTTCTACTTTGCCTGGTCTTCCACCGGAGTGAGCATGGACTTGAGTCTTAATGCACATCGCAGGATTCTACAAGACACTACTGATAATCGCTTCTTTTG GAACCAATCTCTGCACCTGCACCTGAAGCATTATGGAGTAAACTGTGATGACTGGCTGTTGAGGCTGATGTGTGGTGGGGTGGAGATCAGGACCATCTATGCAGGTCACAAACAGGCCAAAGCTTGCATCTTCTCTCGCCTAAGCTCAGAGCGAGCCGGCACACGATTCAATGTACGAGGAACAAATGATGACGGACAGGTGGCCAACTTTGTGGAGACTGAACAG GTTGTCTTCCTGGATGACAAAGTTTCGTCGTTCATACAGATCCGTGGATCCATTCCTCTTTTTTGGGAACAACCAGGAATACAG GTTGGCTCCCATCGTGTCAAACTCTCACGGGGATTTGAGGCAAATGCCCCAGCTTTTGAAAG GCACTTCACTGCACTGCGGCGATTGTATGGAAAACAGGTCATCATCAACCTGCTCGGTGGTAAAGAAGGGGAACACATGCTCAGCAAAGCGTTTCAG aGTCACTTAAAGGCATCGGAGCACGCGTCAGCAGTGAAAATGGTCAACTTTGACTACCATCAAAATGTGAAGGGGGGCAAAGCAGACAAACTTCACAGTGtcctcaagccccagctcaacAAGTTCATAGAGGACTGTGGGTTCTTCTACTACACGGCAGAGATGGGCATCGAAAG GAGTCAGGGCGGAACAATCAGGACCAACTGCCTGGACTGCCTGGACAGAACCAACAGTGTACAGGCCTTCTTTGCCCTTGAG ATGTTGCCAAAGCAGCTGGAGATCATGGGTCTGACGGAGAAACCCCAGCTGGTGGCCAGGTTCCAGGAGGTGTTTAGGACCATGTGGTCTGCCAACGGAGACTCTATCAGTAAGATCTACGCGGGCACAGGTGCTCTCGATGGCAAGGCCAAG GCGGGGAAGCTAAAAGATGGAGCTCGCTCTGTGACGAGGACCATCCAGAACAACTTCTTTGACACTTCCAAGCAGGAGGCTATAGACATCCTGAGGCTCGGCTCCACACTGAACAGCGACTTGGCCGACAAAGCTCGGGCCTTGCTAACCACGTCCAGTCTATATG TCACTGAGCCCGTCTTACAATCAG CCTCCCCTAGAGTACTGCTGGGAATGTGTCAGAACTACCATAAATACACGAGGCCCAAGCAGATCCGCGTGTGTGTTGGCACCTGGAACGTCAATGGAGGCAAACAGTTCCGCAGCATTGCTTTCCGCAACCAGACTCTGAACGACTGGCTCCTGGATGCCCCGAAGAAGGCAGGGTTCCCTGACTTCCAGG ACAGCAAATCCAACCCTGTCGATATTTTTGCCATTGGGTTTGAGGAAATGGTTGAGCTGAACGCTGGCAACATCGTCAGCGCCAG CACTACTAATCAGAAGTTGTGGGCAGCCGAGCTCCAAAAGAACATTTCGCGGGACCACAAGTATGTTCTGCTTGCTTCAGAGCAGCTGGTGGGagtctgcctgtttgttttcatccgCCCACAGCATGCGCCCTTCATCAG agacGTCGCTGTGGATACTGTAAAAACTGGAATGGGTGGAGCCACAGGCAATAAAGGAGGCGTTGCTATCCGCCTTCTGTTCCACACCACCAGCATCTGCTTCGTCTGCTCCCACTTTGCTGCTGGCCAGTCACAGGTCAAGGAGAGAAACGATGACTACAATGAGATCACGCGCAGACTCAGCTTCCCCATG GGTCGTCTGCTGTACTCGCACGATTACGTGTTCTGGTGTGGAGACTTCAACTATCGCATCAACCTGCCTAATGAAGAAGTGAAAGAGCTCATCAAACAGCAGAACTGGGATGCATTAACAGCTGGGGACCAGTTGGTGGACCAGAAGAATGCTGGTTTG ATCTTCAGAGGCTTCATAGAGGGAATGTTGGACTTTGCTCCCACCTATAAGTACGACCTCTTCTCTGAAGACTATGACACCAGTGAGAAGTGCCGCACGCCAGCCTGGACTGACCGTATActctggaagaggaggaagtggaactTTAGCAAAACAG CTGAGGAGATGAATGTTGTTGGGGCAGCATCTACATCTGGAGAAAATGAGGATGATCCAGACTGCCCCTGGAGTCCTGGCGATCTGAAATACTATGGAAGGGCTGAGCTTAAGACCTCAGATCACAG GCCTGTGGTGTCAATAATAGATGTAGACATCCTTGAGGTCGACCCAGAGGCTCGACACCAGGTCTACAAAGACGTTATTGCCCTGCAAGGGCCTCCAGATGGCACCATCCTGGTGTCACTTTGTTCTTCTGGCCCTGATGATTACTTTGACGATGCGCTTATAGACGAGCTGCTGGACAAGTTTTCTAATTTTGGAGAGGTCATTCTCATCAG GTTTGTTGAGGAGAAGATGTGGGTGACCTTCCTGGAAGGTTATTCTGCTCTTGCCGCTTTGTCTCTCAGTGCTTCTACT GTGCTAGGCAAGGTGATTGACATCCGTCTGAAGAGTCCAGGCTGGATCAAAagtctggaggaggagatgagtgtgGAGAGAATCTGTGGAAGCATCCCCACCTCTGGCAGCTCCTGTTTACTTGCTGAGGACTCAAGTATGGTAGATGATGATTTTGATATGGAAG GTGATGTGGATGAAGAGGTTGAGGAGATTCTTCCTCAGCACTTGCAGCCTGGAGCTGGCTCTGGTCCCGGAACCTCCCCTCTACCTTCACCATACACTAGTCCCTGTCCCTCCCCTACCCATGGAGAACCTGCAGCCCCCAGCAGGCCTAGCCGAGCAACACAACCCTCCCGACCGTCACAAG GACCTCCTGTGGATTTCCAGCCTGGTGCACCGACATCCCAAGGCTTGGAGCCCAAACGCCCACCCCCTCCTCGTCCCAATGCTCCACCAGCCAGGCCGGCCCCTCCTCAacgcccaccaccaccttcaG GTCGAGGGCAGGCAGGAGCTCCGAGGCCG AATATCCCTCCTCGAGCTGGTGTAATCAGTATGCCTCCTCAGTCCCGCCCACCGCCTCTCTCTCACCCTGGAGCACCCAAACCTATTCCAGAGGTGCATCCTGGGGCCCCTCGTCCCATCCCAGATACTCACCCTGGAGCACCACGGCCTGTGCCCGCTCCCCAGGCTAAACCCAGTGATCTTCCTCTGG gtgctCCACCCGTGACGGCACCTGCTGCAGCGAGACCCCAGGTTCCATCACCCATGCAGCCGCCACCCGCTGTGCCTCCAACTCAGTCACAACTTCCACCACCAATGCAGCCCTCACTTCCAGCGCCACTGCAGCCCCAGCAGgcggctgctcctgctgctcctgctcctgctcctgccgGCCCTCCTGGGCCCTCACAGGCTCTGGCATCTCCTAAACCACCACCACGGTCCCGCTCCTCTCATACCCTGCCACCAGATGCTGCCAAGTCTGAGACAGCCCCAGCTGCACAG ACTAATGGACTGAATGGAATCCAAATCGAAGCACAATGGAAGCCCGACCCCTTCGACGCGCTTGCATCTGACttctcgttctcctcctcctcctcctggcacACTACCCAGTCCCTGACCAGAGGCGCCTCTCTGCACACGCCTCCCATCGATCCCTTATTCTCATTTTCCTCCAGCACCCTCCCTGCATCCTTCTCTCACCAGGCGTCCACTCTGTCAGACATGCAGGTACTcgaatcctcctcctcttcctcactctctATTCCATCGCCGTCcacgtcctccctcctcccgcctcctccgaTCCCGTCTCGTAGTCGCTCGCAGGAGACACTTCGCGCCTCACCTGGCCCCTTCCTCGCTGATCCACTTCCTGCCCGACCCAGCAGCACCAACCCCTTCACAGGCCCACTTCTACAGCAGAATCCGCAGCGCCGCTCAGTCACCCCGGATTTCAGCATTCAACGTCCTGCACCAAATTCAAACCTTCAGAGATCCATGCCCACCCTTACTCAGCCACTCATCCCCACCCttgctccaccagcagccccaACCGCAGCTGTTGCACCCACCCTCCAGCTCCATAGGACCACATCCCTGTTTGGACCATCATCCACTCTCAGTCCAACACCTGCACCTGTGTTCCCCCTCGCTGCTGACTTATCTTCTGCTCCTGCCTTGCCTCTGGCACCAGCCTCCTCCGTTCTTTTAGGCCCTGCGCCCCGACGCCAGCCGCCCCCCCAAGGAGGGAAACCAACACAGCGGTGGGTCACTTTTGATGATGATTTTCCAGCTCTGACCAAAACACCACAGATCCCTGTCTTCCCGTCCAATTCTCTAGTTTCCCAAACGCAGACTCAGCCTTCCCACTGTTTGTTTGACTCCGAGCCCGACTGGTTATCTCCCACCCCTTCCGTATTTCCGAACCTCCCTCCTCCTATCGCACCTAGAACTGCAACCAACCCAAAACTCCCGAGTCCCGACGatgacagcttcttccccaggGAGTCGACAGAAAGATAG